A single window of Streptomyces globosus DNA harbors:
- a CDS encoding FG-GAP repeat domain-containing protein: MPRNGQTARRTGIAALLAIAAAAGTVVAVNGPATAAPASVAPVTGGAAAADSGNPDFGSPGQGAETPVDAEARATSFAAAATTPKISRDTVIERAKSWVGIGLDYDWGGRHGGYRTDCSGFVSMAWDLDTSLTTDGFEPRGTVYKIGKSDLKAGDALLDNDPGAGGHVVLFERWANSDHTKYWGFDFTPSGVHHRIYDYPYYPGYGPYYPVRYKNIVDDEAPKPQPAPGMTDLVAANINGDSVDDVVGVEASTGKLWLYKGNSNGTIAAGSARVEIGSGGWNGMSNLAAADYNGDGKDDIVATQESTGKLYLYPGTGSGLGARKEIGSGGWNGMKDLIGGDFSGDGKADVVAVEKSTGKLWLYKGNGTGAIGGGSSRVLIGSGGWNGMHDLVGMDVDNDRKTDVVAAESSSGKLFFYKSTGTGLAERKEIGSGGWNGMNDLIGGDFTSNAYDDLVAVEKSTGKLWLYPGTGSGLSARKQIGSGGW; the protein is encoded by the coding sequence ATGCCTCGCAACGGACAGACCGCCCGCCGCACCGGAATCGCGGCCCTCCTCGCCATCGCCGCAGCGGCCGGCACCGTCGTCGCGGTCAACGGCCCCGCGACCGCCGCCCCGGCCTCCGTGGCCCCCGTGACCGGCGGCGCCGCAGCGGCCGACTCAGGAAACCCGGACTTCGGCAGCCCTGGCCAGGGCGCGGAGACGCCCGTCGACGCCGAGGCCCGCGCCACGTCGTTCGCCGCGGCCGCCACGACGCCGAAGATATCCCGCGACACGGTCATCGAGCGGGCCAAGAGCTGGGTCGGGATCGGCCTCGACTACGACTGGGGCGGCCGCCACGGCGGGTACCGCACCGACTGCTCCGGCTTCGTCTCGATGGCCTGGGACCTGGACACCTCGCTGACCACGGACGGCTTCGAGCCGCGCGGCACCGTCTACAAGATCGGCAAGTCGGACCTGAAGGCGGGCGACGCCCTGCTCGACAACGACCCCGGCGCAGGCGGCCACGTCGTCCTCTTCGAGCGGTGGGCCAACAGCGACCACACCAAGTACTGGGGCTTCGACTTCACCCCGAGCGGAGTGCACCACCGCATCTACGACTACCCGTACTACCCGGGGTACGGCCCCTACTACCCGGTCCGCTACAAGAACATCGTGGACGACGAGGCCCCCAAGCCGCAGCCCGCCCCCGGCATGACCGACCTGGTGGCCGCGAACATCAACGGCGACTCCGTCGACGACGTCGTGGGCGTCGAGGCCTCCACCGGCAAGCTGTGGCTGTACAAGGGCAACAGCAACGGCACCATCGCCGCCGGCAGCGCCCGCGTCGAGATCGGCTCCGGCGGCTGGAACGGCATGTCCAACCTGGCGGCCGCCGACTACAACGGCGACGGCAAGGACGACATCGTCGCCACCCAGGAGTCCACCGGCAAGCTCTACCTCTACCCCGGCACCGGCTCCGGCCTGGGCGCCCGCAAGGAGATCGGCTCGGGCGGCTGGAACGGCATGAAGGACCTGATCGGCGGCGACTTCTCGGGCGACGGCAAGGCCGACGTCGTGGCCGTCGAGAAGTCCACCGGCAAGCTGTGGCTCTACAAGGGCAACGGCACCGGCGCCATCGGCGGCGGCAGCAGCCGCGTCCTGATCGGCTCCGGCGGCTGGAACGGCATGCACGACCTCGTCGGCATGGACGTCGACAACGACCGCAAGACCGATGTGGTCGCCGCCGAGTCCTCCAGCGGCAAGCTCTTCTTCTACAAGAGCACCGGCACGGGCCTCGCCGAGCGCAAGGAGATCGGCTCGGGCGGCTGGAACGGCATGAACGACCTGATCGGCGGCGACTTCACCTCGAACGCCTACGACGACCTGGTCGCCGTCGAGAAGTCCACCGGCAAGCTCTGGCTCTACCCCGGCACCGGCTCCGGCCTCTCCGCCCGCAAGCAGATCGGCTCCGGCGGCTGGTAG